The following DNA comes from bacterium.
CGGATTATGAGATGATAAGAAAAATTAAAGAGGCGGTGGATATTCCGGTTTTAGCCAATGGAGGGATTTTGAAGCCGGAAGACGCGAAAAATATGCTTGAAAAGACCGGAGCGGACGGAATTGGCCTTGCCCAGGGAGTTTTAGGCAAGCCATGGCTTTTTAAACAAGTGAAAGATTATTTGACCAAAGGTTCGTATGCCGAATTTGAATTATCGGAAATAAAAAAAGTGGCGATCAAGCATGCTGAGATGATGTATAAAAAACGAGGCAAGCAAGGGGTGATCGAAATGCGAAAACACTTAGCCTGGTATTTTAAAGGATTTTCCGGCGCCAGCGAGCTGAGGCAGAAATTAGTGCATGTAAAAACAATTAGTGAAATTAAAAAAATACTAAATACTATTTTATGATCATTGATGAAGTGAAAATCAAGATTTCAGCCGGAAAAGGCGGCGACGGCATGGTGGCTTTTGATCGCAGTAAATTCAGCCAAGGGCCAAGCGGCTCCAAAGGCGGCGACGGCGGAAGTGTTTATCTGGAAGGAGTTTCCAATCTCAACGCTCTGAGCCAGTTTCGTTTTACGAAAGATTTTGCCGCCAAAGACGGAGAAGGTGGAAAATCTCGCCGGCTGGACGGTGCGCGCGGCGAAGAACTGGTGCTAAAAGCTCCGGTAGGTACTATTGCGCATAATCTTACAACAGGGAAAGATATGGAAGTTGTTGAGGTCGGACAGCGGTTGCTTTTAGCGCGCGGGGGAAAAGGCGGAAGAGGCAATTGGTATTTCCGTTCTTCTACCAATGTTACTCCGAAAGAGTTTGAGAGGGGAACGCTGGGAGAGAATTTTGATATAGTTTTGGAGTTGCAGCTTATAGCCGACGTAGGATTGATTGGTTTGCCCAATGCCGGTAAGTCCAGCCTGATAAATCTTTTAACCAGAGCGGGGTCAAAAGTTGCTCCTTATGCTTTTACCACTCTCGAACCGGTTCTTGGCGCTTTTTTTGATATTGTTATTGCGGATATTCCCGGTTTAATTGAAGGAGCGGCGGCGGGAAAAGGCTTGGGCATAAAATTTTTGCGC
Coding sequences within:
- the obgE gene encoding GTPase ObgE yields the protein MIIDEVKIKISAGKGGDGMVAFDRSKFSQGPSGSKGGDGGSVYLEGVSNLNALSQFRFTKDFAAKDGEGGKSRRLDGARGEELVLKAPVGTIAHNLTTGKDMEVVEVGQRLLLARGGKGGRGNWYFRSSTNVTPKEFERGTLGENFDIVLELQLIADVGLIGLPNAGKSSLINLLTRAGSKVAPYAFTTLEPVLGAFFDIVIADIPGLIEGAAAGKGLGIKFLRHIKRTKVLFHCISSESENLTRDYKTIREELQKYDSDLAKKQEYVLLTKTDLVDAKEVTKKIKELKKVNPEVHPLSIYDEKSIEKIKNLLSKIKIQK